A single window of Bacteroidales bacterium DNA harbors:
- a CDS encoding DUF4249 domain-containing protein — protein sequence MFTPRLFSPYLFIFLVCIYITGCDSMYKTIEIEEADFQSKLAISAILDTDSGHFYLALCEGRSLSSYKDWGNEEDRSWKNGVVELFEDNRETPILRLEQAFQITRGGSRYAYWSEIEFGVHIKDIPTKTGSKYRLEVNIEDYEKVTATTIMPPNPDVKIIELDTINTIIKRNMVNINSLVGNSGGWYSNAFHTVKVNIEDHSDNRRYYAASFDLTSDSRYFYNSGLRINVDNMTLIQDNPDVEAQGILSDGESYDMYTFDRMLFSNLTFANYSTNINLYIDAYTLTNQKYKIPEDIYDPEIHGKELLVSTTYYLILKSLTTEAFKLHRSMALQREGLGFFSEPAIMQSNVTNGFGFFTACNTQRIELAKNYTYEYYFPEQEYTYSSERTNTKE from the coding sequence ATGTTCACACCCAGATTATTCTCCCCATATTTATTCATTTTTCTTGTATGCATATATATCACGGGTTGTGATAGTATGTATAAAACCATTGAGATCGAAGAAGCTGATTTTCAATCGAAATTGGCCATCAGCGCTATCCTGGATACTGACAGCGGACATTTTTATTTAGCCTTATGCGAAGGTCGTTCCTTATCATCCTACAAGGACTGGGGCAATGAAGAAGACCGTTCCTGGAAAAACGGGGTGGTGGAATTATTTGAGGATAACCGGGAAACTCCCATTTTAAGATTGGAACAAGCATTTCAAATCACCAGGGGTGGTTCTAGATATGCATACTGGTCGGAAATTGAATTTGGAGTTCATATAAAAGATATTCCGACCAAAACGGGAAGTAAATACCGGTTGGAAGTCAATATTGAAGATTATGAAAAAGTAACTGCTACAACGATAATGCCTCCTAATCCCGATGTGAAAATCATAGAATTAGATACCATAAACACGATTATAAAAAGGAATATGGTGAACATTAATTCTTTGGTTGGTAACAGTGGAGGATGGTATTCTAATGCTTTTCATACTGTTAAAGTAAACATAGAAGACCATTCTGATAACAGAAGGTATTATGCCGCCAGCTTTGACCTGACTTCCGACAGCAGGTATTTTTATAATTCCGGCTTAAGGATCAATGTCGATAACATGACCTTAATCCAGGACAATCCCGATGTCGAAGCACAAGGAATCCTATCGGACGGAGAATCTTATGATATGTACACATTTGACAGGATGTTATTTTCCAATTTAACCTTTGCCAATTACAGTACGAACATCAACCTGTACATAGATGCATATACATTAACAAACCAGAAATATAAAATACCGGAAGATATTTATGATCCTGAAATACATGGAAAAGAGTTGCTTGTTTCCACTACTTATTATTTGATCCTTAAGTCCCTCACCACAGAGGCATTTAAGTTACATCGCAGCATGGCCCTGCAACGGGAAGGACTTGGTTTCTTTTCTGAGCCCGCCATTATGCAGTCAAATGTAACGAATGGATTTGGGTTTTTTACCGCATGCAACACGCAAAGGATTGAATTGGCAAAAAACTATACTTATGAATATTATTTCCCTGAACAGGAATACACTTACTCTTCAGAGAGAACAAATACCAAAGAATAA
- a CDS encoding TonB-dependent receptor — protein sequence MKQIYSCLFFIVFTLMLPAQNITKKFTISGYMKDSLSTEALISATVHDLETLSGTSTNQYGFYSLTLPAGEVNLAFSYVGYASKIRKFNLKKDTIIHINLSGSEHLQEVEITANKVERIQEKTQMSSINVPIAQIKSLPAFLGEVDLMKVLQLMPGIQSGGEGTSGLYVRGGGPDQNLILLDGVPVYNVSHLFGFFSVFNADAINNVEILKGGFPARYGGRISSVIDINMKEGNMQKFHFEGSTGIVASRLTLEGPIWKDRTSFIISGKRTYIDLLAKPFITIANKQNDDETINVGYYFYDLTAKINHKFSDKDRIYLSAYMGDDKFYANYKYDHEYDYDKNKMGLKWGNITSAFRWNHIFTNRLFSNITLTYSQYRFLTSADYWYRERDWNGMEEIYQDFYNGIRYKSGINDWSGKISLDYIPSPNHYIRFGGNVIYHTFNPGVLASEIDDLSLDFGGDKIYAYEYSFYAEDDVKLTNKLKINLGIHWSGFNVRKQFFSIIQPRLSARYLLTDQLSVKAAYSRMGQYIHLITNSNVGLPTDLWVPTTNRLDPQTSHQVAIGLAQNFRNKYEISLEGYYKTMDQVLEYKEGSTFFDVGGNWEEKIQQGDGRSYGIEFFAQKKVGTLTGWIGYTLSWTDRIFENINGGKRFPYKYDRRHDLSIVATKMLTPKIELSAVWVFGTGNSITVPIGIYELSDPSNGGTPETYYEYGERNSYRMDPYHRLDFNISFIRKRGQYERKWIIGVYNVYNRKNPFFIDIHSKYRSDNGIPQVKYEYAQYSLFPIIPSVSYQFKF from the coding sequence ATGAAACAAATCTATTCCTGCCTGTTTTTCATTGTTTTTACCCTAATGCTACCTGCCCAAAATATTACAAAGAAATTCACCATCAGCGGTTATATGAAAGATAGTTTGAGTACAGAAGCCTTAATCAGTGCTACTGTACATGATCTGGAGACATTGTCCGGAACATCCACAAACCAGTATGGATTTTACAGTTTAACTCTCCCAGCCGGTGAGGTAAATCTGGCTTTTTCATATGTAGGATATGCCTCAAAAATCCGTAAATTCAATTTGAAAAAAGATACGATCATCCACATCAATTTATCCGGATCCGAACACCTTCAGGAAGTTGAAATTACAGCAAACAAGGTGGAACGAATTCAGGAGAAAACGCAAATGAGCTCGATCAATGTTCCCATCGCACAGATCAAATCGCTTCCGGCTTTCCTGGGGGAAGTGGACCTGATGAAAGTATTACAGTTAATGCCGGGAATACAATCAGGCGGGGAAGGCACCAGCGGATTATATGTGCGGGGTGGCGGTCCCGACCAGAACCTGATCCTTCTTGATGGGGTTCCGGTATACAATGTATCACATTTGTTCGGTTTTTTTTCGGTATTCAATGCAGATGCCATCAACAATGTGGAAATACTTAAAGGCGGTTTTCCAGCACGGTATGGGGGGAGGATATCATCTGTAATTGATATCAACATGAAAGAAGGCAACATGCAAAAATTTCATTTTGAAGGTTCCACCGGAATCGTAGCTTCCCGTCTGACTCTGGAAGGACCGATATGGAAAGACCGGACCTCTTTTATCATTTCCGGGAAACGTACCTACATCGATCTTCTTGCAAAACCATTCATCACTATAGCCAATAAACAAAACGATGATGAAACCATCAATGTGGGGTATTATTTTTACGACCTGACGGCAAAGATCAACCATAAATTTTCTGATAAAGACCGTATATACCTGAGTGCATACATGGGTGATGATAAATTTTATGCCAATTATAAATATGATCATGAATATGATTATGATAAGAATAAAATGGGATTGAAGTGGGGTAATATTACTTCGGCTTTTCGCTGGAACCATATTTTTACCAATCGGTTATTCAGCAATATTACCCTTACATACAGCCAATACAGGTTTCTTACGTCAGCTGATTACTGGTACCGCGAACGTGACTGGAATGGTATGGAAGAAATCTACCAGGACTTTTATAATGGTATAAGGTATAAATCCGGGATCAATGACTGGAGTGGAAAAATTTCCCTGGATTATATCCCGTCACCCAATCACTACATCCGGTTTGGCGGAAATGTTATATACCATACTTTTAATCCGGGTGTACTGGCTTCGGAAATAGATGATCTAAGCCTTGATTTTGGCGGAGATAAAATTTATGCATATGAATACAGCTTTTATGCGGAAGATGATGTAAAGCTGACCAATAAGCTAAAAATAAATCTGGGGATCCACTGGTCGGGATTCAACGTCCGGAAACAATTTTTCAGCATCATACAGCCCCGCCTTTCCGCCCGGTACCTTTTGACCGATCAACTTTCCGTAAAAGCGGCATACTCACGCATGGGACAATATATTCATCTGATCACCAACTCAAATGTAGGTCTGCCAACAGACCTGTGGGTACCTACTACCAACCGTCTGGATCCCCAGACTTCCCATCAGGTAGCCATAGGACTGGCGCAGAACTTCAGGAATAAATACGAAATCAGCCTGGAAGGGTATTATAAAACCATGGATCAGGTACTGGAATACAAAGAAGGAAGCACTTTTTTTGATGTAGGAGGTAACTGGGAGGAAAAAATCCAACAGGGTGACGGCCGAAGTTACGGGATAGAGTTTTTCGCACAAAAAAAAGTAGGTACTTTAACAGGATGGATCGGATACACTTTATCCTGGACCGACCGGATATTTGAAAATATCAACGGGGGAAAACGCTTTCCCTATAAATATGACCGCAGACATGACCTGAGTATTGTGGCAACAAAAATGCTGACACCCAAAATCGAATTATCCGCCGTATGGGTCTTTGGTACGGGAAATTCAATTACCGTACCCATTGGTATTTATGAGTTGAGCGACCCGTCTAACGGAGGGACACCGGAAACCTATTATGAATATGGAGAACGGAACAGCTATCGTATGGATCCATACCACCGGCTCGATTTTAATATCAGCTTCATAAGAAAAAGAGGCCAGTATGAGCGGAAATGGATCATCGGCGTGTACAATGTGTATAACCGTAAAAACCCATTCTTTATAGATATCCACTCAAAATACAGATCCGATAATGGAATACCGCAGGTAAAATATGAATACGCACAATATAGTCTTTTTCCCATTATTCCGTCTGTTAGTTACCAGTTTAAATTCTAA